The following are encoded together in the Capsulimonas corticalis genome:
- a CDS encoding glycoside hydrolase family 5 protein yields the protein MKTFLPCLLALTATLFPIAGAHAAAPPSMLHAEGDKIVDAKGRPIVLRGVNLGGWLVEEPWMQPFVTKPPVGSAEPPVQDHVTLWKTVEKRLGADAKIKMRTAFRDAWLNESDFDRIHAAGFNCVRLPFLASLVDEPGGLDWLDRAVAWAGKRQIYVILDLHGAPGGQSDQMHTGQAGVNQFFKDDKNVHAAEDLWTRLARRFRKSSAVAGYDLVNEPMGAANSAALYVVQNDLYQAVRAGDPNHLVFVEDGYKGIKDMPDPSVLGWTNVVMSIHYYNFGAKTPEDQTKSSDGMVSDIRAEREKRKVPYYLGEFCMEPHGTPETLARFVDAMQDQSISWSSWTYKITWVKGGQSQWGLYSNVKPITPLDPFQDTQAQWIQKCSQLKTENLDEYHNITTVYREASAKSH from the coding sequence ATGAAAACGTTTTTACCCTGTCTGCTTGCCCTCACGGCAACTTTGTTCCCTATCGCCGGCGCCCATGCGGCGGCGCCGCCGTCCATGCTTCACGCCGAAGGCGACAAGATTGTGGACGCCAAGGGCCGGCCCATCGTTCTGCGCGGCGTCAACCTTGGCGGCTGGCTTGTCGAGGAGCCATGGATGCAGCCGTTCGTCACCAAACCGCCGGTCGGATCGGCGGAGCCGCCGGTTCAGGATCATGTGACGCTCTGGAAAACGGTCGAAAAGCGACTTGGCGCGGACGCCAAGATTAAGATGCGAACGGCGTTCCGGGACGCCTGGCTCAATGAATCGGACTTCGACCGGATCCATGCCGCCGGCTTCAACTGCGTTCGCCTGCCCTTCCTCGCCAGCCTGGTCGATGAACCCGGCGGCCTCGACTGGCTGGACCGCGCCGTGGCGTGGGCCGGCAAGCGTCAAATATATGTCATCTTGGATCTCCATGGAGCGCCTGGGGGGCAAAGCGATCAAATGCATACAGGACAGGCGGGCGTCAACCAGTTCTTCAAGGACGACAAAAATGTCCACGCCGCCGAGGATCTCTGGACTCGGCTGGCGAGGCGCTTCCGCAAGAGCAGCGCCGTCGCCGGCTACGACCTCGTCAACGAGCCGATGGGCGCGGCGAACTCGGCGGCGCTTTATGTGGTGCAGAACGACCTCTACCAGGCCGTCCGCGCCGGCGATCCCAATCACCTGGTCTTCGTCGAAGACGGCTACAAGGGCATCAAGGACATGCCCGATCCCAGCGTTCTGGGATGGACCAATGTCGTGATGAGCATTCACTACTATAATTTCGGCGCCAAGACTCCCGAGGATCAGACCAAAAGCTCCGATGGCATGGTCTCCGATATCCGCGCCGAGCGAGAGAAGCGCAAAGTCCCCTACTACCTCGGCGAATTCTGCATGGAGCCGCATGGCACTCCCGAAACGCTGGCGCGGTTCGTCGACGCCATGCAGGATCAATCCATCTCCTGGTCATCGTGGACATATAAGATCACCTGGGTCAAAGGCGGGCAGTCGCAGTGGGGCCTGTACAGCAATGTCAAACCGATCACCCCGCTCGATCCGTTTCAGGATACACAGGCGCAGTGGATTCAAAAGTGCAGCCAATTGAAGACGGAGAATTTGGACGAGTATCACAACATCACGACGGTGTACCGAGAGGCAAGCGCGAAAAGCCATTGA
- a CDS encoding LacI family DNA-binding transcriptional regulator: protein MSYVSSDFVSAGTKYLPLTSKIHYVTIGLTFNRVTEVREQFMTTIKDVAKACGVSTATVSYVLNGKRVLLPETRERVLRAMQELNYHPSAVARGLSHKRMNTIGILFGTASSMVVVSHPYTSFILQGVISASSEAGYNVTFYTDPWKTADLSAASYRDQRTDGIIVVAPPMDSDIIPALARCDIPIVAVSYPGDPYDISSVDSDNAHGARLALHHLRDLGHTRIAHLTGPMNMLSGCMRTETYHAFMNSLGFHLPPEYAAGPGAYDIDLAYAQTRRLLTLPNPPTAIFAANDQNALGAMQAARDLGISVPIRLSVVGVDDTPDGAIGVPPLTSVHQPLVEIGETAARLLFRRLSADAPTPSMWLLKPTLIVRGSTAPPVS, encoded by the coding sequence ATGTCTTATGTGTCCTCAGATTTCGTCAGCGCGGGAACGAAATACCTGCCCTTGACAAGCAAAATTCACTATGTTACAATTGGGTTAACGTTTAACCGCGTAACCGAGGTGCGTGAACAGTTTATGACTACTATTAAAGATGTCGCCAAAGCGTGCGGCGTCTCTACCGCAACCGTGTCTTATGTTCTGAATGGAAAGCGCGTGCTGCTGCCCGAAACCCGGGAGCGGGTGCTGCGCGCCATGCAGGAATTGAATTACCACCCCAGCGCGGTGGCGCGCGGTCTGTCGCATAAGCGTATGAACACGATTGGGATCTTGTTTGGCACCGCCAGCTCGATGGTGGTGGTCAGTCACCCGTACACGTCGTTTATCCTCCAAGGCGTGATCTCGGCGTCGTCCGAAGCCGGTTACAACGTCACGTTTTATACGGATCCCTGGAAGACGGCTGACCTTTCGGCGGCTTCATACCGGGATCAGCGCACCGACGGCATTATTGTCGTGGCGCCGCCCATGGATTCTGATATTATTCCGGCGCTGGCGCGCTGCGACATCCCCATCGTCGCCGTCTCCTATCCCGGCGATCCCTACGATATCTCCTCCGTGGACTCGGACAACGCGCACGGCGCGCGGCTGGCGCTGCACCATCTGCGCGACCTTGGACACACGCGGATCGCGCATCTGACCGGACCGATGAATATGCTCAGCGGCTGCATGCGTACGGAAACTTATCACGCCTTTATGAACTCGCTCGGCTTCCATCTGCCGCCGGAGTACGCAGCGGGACCGGGCGCTTACGATATCGATCTGGCCTACGCGCAGACGCGGCGATTGCTGACGCTTCCCAATCCGCCGACCGCGATCTTTGCGGCCAACGATCAGAATGCGCTGGGCGCGATGCAGGCCGCGCGGGATCTGGGGATCTCCGTGCCGATCCGGCTGTCGGTCGTCGGCGTTGACGACACTCCCGACGGCGCGATCGGTGTCCCGCCGCTGACTTCGGTACATCAGCCGCTGGTCGAAATCGGAGAAACGGCGGCGCGACTGCTATTCCGGCGGCTCTCGGCGGACGCCCCCACGCCTTCGATGTGGCTCCTCAAGCCGACCCTGATCGTACGCGGATCGACGGCTCCGCCCGTCTCTTAA